The Terriglobales bacterium nucleotide sequence GCTTGCTGCACGTAAGTCCTTGTATCAGCAGTACAAGAGACCTAAGAGGGTGTGGCTGAGACGATTGTCTTTACAGCCTCTCATAGGGTGTGCAATCTTTGGTGCTTCGGATGCAACGAACTCCAGCGTTTCCCCCGAAATCCAGTCTCCTGGGAAATCTAGGAATGGCAGCACCAGCCGCAGCCAATTCGAGCCTGAGCCGTGCGCTAGGCTCGCTCCCGCCAGAATTAGTGATCTTCGGCCGCTCTCACCCGATGCAGGCCGTGCGTCAACGCATTGAAAAGATCGCCACCGCCAACGTTCCAGTGCTGATCCAGGGAGAAAGCGGTACGGGCAAGGACATCATTGCCCGCCTGGTCCATAAACTGTCACCCTGGGAGTCAGGACCTTTTGTCAAGGTGAACTGTCCGGCTATCCCGGGTACGCTTCTGGAAAGCGAGCTGTTCGGTTATGAAAAGGGGGCATTCACCGGGGCTATCGGTTCCAAGCCGGGCCGGGTGGAGCTGGCACATCGCGGCACTCTATTTCTCGATGAAATTTCCGAACTGGACTCCAGCTTGCAATCCAAGTTGCTGCAGTTGTTGCAGGACGGCCAGTTCTGTCGGATCGGTGCGCAGGATGACAAGCGGGTGGAAGCACGGGTGGTGTGCGCCACCAACCGTCACCTGGAACACGAGATCGAAGCGGGGAATTTCCGCCAGGATCTTTTCTATCGCATCAACGTAGTGAACATTCAGGTGCCGCCATTGCGGGAGCGGGCGGCGGACGTGCCGATCCTGGTCAATTACTTCCTGGAAATCTACAACGAAAAATACAACTGCCGCGCCAAACCAATTTCGCCCGGTTTAGTGGAAGAGATGCAGCGTTACCACTGGCCGGGAAATATTCGTGAGTTGGAGAATCTGATTCGGCGATACGTGATTCTCGGAAGCGAGGACGCGATCACCGGCGAGATGATGGCCCGCAAGCAGGAGACCTGGGATGCGGACATCCCCATCGATGGTCCGGTTTCGCTGAAGAAAATTACGCGCAAGGCAACGCGGGAACTCGAGCGCAAGGTGATCCTGCGCGTGCTGGAGGCGAACAACTGGAATCGCAAGAAAGCGGCGCGCGGCCTGGGTATCAGCTATCGGGCGCTGCTGTACAAGATCCGGGAATGCGGGTTGCCGAGTTCGCGGCCGAAGAGCGTAACGCGGATGAGCCCGCGAGATGGAAAACCGGAATAAGGAGGACCTGATCTAAACCGGAGTCAACCCGGCATTTCCCTCACTTGCATACTCCCCTCAAGTTTACGTTGCCGAGTAATTCTGCCTTACCGACTCAACGATCACGAGCATGGGCCCTAAAGAGTGCGTCCCGAGGTGCCCAAACGGTTCCCTCCGATGTGCAATTTTCTGCGCTCCTGGGCGTAGTGTTTTACGAGCACCAATAGCCAACTTGTTGACTCACAAGCGGGGTTATTTCCAAGCAAGCTGGCCCGTCACTTGCTCAACTGTTCAACACGATATGTACGCCCCTATCCACAGAAGTTAACCCACAACCCCCAACAAATGAAAGAGGAGGCGTAAGTGATGTACCGCAAGATGTTGGTTTTTATCGGCCTAGCCGTACTGGCTACTTTGAGTGCCGTTCCAGCCGCTGCAGATGGAATTTCGCTATCACTCTCCACAAGCGGAACAATCAATTTCGCATCAGATGGATCTGGCGGCCTGAACATCACAAGCGATACCCTGGCAGGCGCTGGGTTCCTTGTCGTTGGCGCCACCAGCACCGCATTGACCTATCAGTTCTCGGTTGCTGGAACGCCCCACCTGACATCCATCGGGGGTGGGAATTTCACGATGCCGTTTGTGCCGGGAAACCAACTCAACACCACATTCACGCTGGGAGCGTCAACCCTGACAGGCTGGTGGGCGTTTCCCATCGTTAAGGACAACACCTCGACCCCGCAATTTGATGGCCCGGGAGTTTTCCACGTAACCGGCGAAACTGGCATTGCATTTGCCGCGTTGTTTAAGGTTGGTGGCGATTACAGCCCGGCCGATTTCACACCAGACCTGACGGGCCCTACACTTGATGCGACTGCAACTTGCTCGCCCGCCGTGGCTGTCTGCACCACCAGCGGCACGTTATCCTCTGGAGAAATCAAAGCTGTGCCCGAGCCTGCAACGATGCTTCTCCTTGGAACTGGTCTTCTCGGCCTGGCAGGCGGTCTTCGCCGCAGAATGAGATAAGGCCAAAGATCCAAACCTTTCAAAAAGGGGTCCCGTATGGGGCTCCTTTTTTCTTTGCACTGTTTCGAGTTCGCGGCCGAAGAGCGTAACGCGGATGAGCCCACGAGATGGAAAGTGTAAGCTGGTAAGTTGTAAGTCGTAATTTGAAAACCGCGTCATTGGCCCACGTCGCAAACAAGGCAGCCCGGAACCTTCCACTTCCAATTCGAGGTTAAGCTCGAAACCAGAAATGGGGGGCGGCTTCCTTTTGGATGCTGGCAGTTTGCCCACTCCCGGGTGCACGCAATCTCCACTTTACTAGCCTAAATTAACTAGTTCCCCAGAAGTAGTAATCCGTTGGCTCCACAGTGAAATATATTGCACCGCCGCGGAGATTTGCTGTATGAAAAAATCATTTAACTAATTTATTTACAATGACTTAATGCTTTCCAAACACTTGGGCATTAGATTGCTCTAGTTGATCTCGAACTGGACCTCAGCCTCCCCCGGGTATGGGAGTCCGCCAGAACTATCACCCATTTTCGGGAAAACACGGAGGTTGAGAACTATGGTTCGCATTGCAAGTGTGCTTGCCTGCATGCTCCTGCTTGTTGCAATTGGGGCCCAGGCCGATACATTCGTTAACTTCACACCACCCAGCAACGGTTCGCTGGGCAGCTCCACCACCACAATTGGCGGAATCGTCATCGATGGCTTCGCCAACGGTGCAATCCCTCTCACTACCTCTGCGCTTCTGTGGGGGCGGAACGACAATCCTGCTGACCATGGTTTGGGCGTTTGCAGCGAAGGGGTTCCTGCCTGCACTACCGGCGGAGGCGATGTCAATGAGTTAAACCAAAATGGAAATGCAGTGTCTGAGGTTATTAGGTTGACGCTGCCGACGGGCTCGAGTTGGGTGTCTGTGGGAGTGTCTTCACTCGACAAGAACAACCAGACAGACCCTCTACTCTATGAGCAGGGCATACTGTACGCCGGTAATAGCGCTGACGGCACGGGCGCAGTTCAAATCTGTTCATTCGCCACGGGACTCGTAGGCCCCGGCTCTTTTTGCACCATGTCTGGGGCTGCCTTTGAGCCGGATTTGACGCTTACCGGCTTCAATAATGACAAATACCTGTTTTTCATAGCGCAGGCTTGGGAGGCCGGATCGACAAATACGAACAACGACTATCTGGTCCGCTCGGCGACCATCACGGTTCCGGAGCCTTCGTCGATGCTGCTTCTGGGTTCCGGCCTGGTCAGCCTGGCTGGTCTTGTTCGCCGCAAAATTAACCGCTAATTTGACTGCGAGGCCCCTCTGGCGGACGAGGGGCCTCCGCCTTCAATTCTGACGACCGGTCATCCGGCTGTCGAGCTGCGTTCAACCTGAACGGACGAGACGTGCGCTCCTACCTCGTGCTGCCGATTCGCCGAGGACCGGGGAGATCGCCTATCCTGCGCATTCCCTCGAAATTTGCGCCAAGCATGGACATGGACCTCCAGCACTCCTGACTGCGGTTGCACCTATGATAGAACTAGCCGCAGGCATGGCGTTTTATTTGGGGATCGATGGCGGCGGGACCACGACCACTTGTGTCGTGGGTGATGAGATGTCTGTGTTGGCCCGGGCGAGTGCTGGGGGAAGCAACGCGATCCGGCTGGGCGAGACGGAAGCTGCGAACAATTTGCAAGAGGTGATCTCGGAAGCGTGCACGCAAGCCGGGGTGAGCCCTCTCAAAATCACTGCGGCATGCCTGGGAGTAGCGGGAGCAGTCCATCCAGATGTGAACGCGATGGTGCGGCGCGTGGCCAGTACCGCGCTTCCACGGGCTGAAATTCAAGTGGTCGGCGACATGGTGATTGCCATGCAAGCGGCGTTACGGGGCGCGCCCGGCGTCGTGGTGATTGCTGGTACTGGCTCGATCGGGTACGGGCGCAATTCGCGGGGAGAGACGGCGCGGGCGGGCGGTTGGGGTTTCGCCATCTCAGATGAGGGATCGGGTCATTGGATCGGCCGCCAGGCGGTAGCGGGTGTGGTGAGAGCGCTCGACGCCGGCCACAGCACCACACTTTTGGATCATCTGCTGCAGACTTGGAGACTTCCCGATGCAGTTGAATTGGTCAGGTTTGGCAACCAAGTCCCGCCGCCGAATTTTGCTGAGCTTTTTCCTCACGTGGTGCAGGCTGGGGAGCAAAACGATCCGGTCGCGGCGGAAATTCTAAGCCGAGCTGGCGGCGAGCTGGCGCAACTGGCTTTGGTTGTGATGGGCCGTTTGTGGAGTTCAGTCCAGCCGGTCGATGTGGGAATGGTTGGCGGCGTGTTTGAGCATTCACCACAGGTGAGGCGCGCGTTTAAGCAGGGTCTGTTGCTGGAGTGGCCGCAGGCGGCGGTGGGCGATACAGTTGCCGACGCGGTGCTGGGCGCCCTGGAGATGGCGAGGATGATGACACGAGAAGCGCTGATCTCTCATAAGCGGTAAGGATCTCGTCGAGGCTGCGCCTCGACCTCCTACCCTAGCCAAAGGATGGCTAGGATTGGGCACCCTGATGATTCGATGATGGAAGAGCTTCCCAACCTGGAGCAGCTGATTCACAGCCAGTCCGAGCAGGACCTGAGGTGGGCGGCTGCAAGTCCTGGCTTGACCGAAGATCTGGCGGTGGCGCTGCTCGCGCGGCGTGACCTGCCCGGCGGCGTGCTGCAGGACCTTTCCCGCAACAGCAACGTGGCCAAGCTGCGGAAGGTGGTAGTGGGGCTGGTGTCGCATCCGCGGACTCCGCGACATGTTTCTATTCCGATCATCCGCTCGCTCTACACCTTCGAACTGATGCATGTTGCGCTGACGCCACTCGCACCGCAGGATATCAAGATGGCGGTGGAAGACGCGCTCATCGCGCGCCTGGAGACTGTGACTTCCGGGGAGCGGATTACGCTGGCGCGCCGTGGATCGACACGCATAGCGGCTGCGTTGCTGAGCGATAAGGATCCGCGGATTTCGGAAGCTGCGCTAACCAATCCTTACCTGACCGAGGTCGGAGTGGTTCGCGCGCTGATGCGAAGTGATGTGAGCGCGCAATTTGTCAACGCCGTGGGCAAGCATCCGAAGTGGTCGCTGCGTACCGAGGTACGGATAGCGTTGCTCAAAAATGTCAGGACGCCTGCAGCGCTGGCGCTGGAGATCGCGCAGAGCCTGCCGGCGTCGGTAGCCCGCGAGGCGCTGATGAATTCGAGCCTCCCAGCGAGCGTGAAAACGCATCTGATGTCGCAGATTCAGCAGAGAAAGCGGTAAGTAAGAAGCACGATCGGGTGAAGTTCAGACTGGCGACTCGACATTCACTGCTAATCCAGAGATCCTTCGCCCGCTCTGCGGGCTCAAGGTGACACCTCCCAGAGACGTCTGATCAGCCGATCTGCTTCTCTTGGCCCCGGAAGTAGTTCAGGATGGCTTCGGCCTGGTTTTTGTTCACTACCGCGGAGAGCGCGGCGGCGTCGGCCTGTTTCACGGCACGAACGCTGCCGAAGTGTTCGAGCAGCCGCTTGCGGGTAGTGTGTCCGATGCCGGGGATGGCTTCCAATTCGTTCTCGCGGTCGCGAATCTGCCGGCGTTTGCGATGGAAGGTCACAGCGAAGCGATGAGCCTCGTCGCGGATCTGTTGGATGAGGTGCAGCACGGGGGAATGGTGATCGAGGGCGAGTGGCTCGTCCTCCTGCCCGTAAATGTAGAGAATCTCCTCGCGCTTGGCGATTGCCGCTAGCGGCTGGCTGGTAATCTGGAGTGACTCCAGCGCGTGCGCGGCCGCGTGCAACTGGCCGATGCCGCCATCGATCAGCACCAGGCTGGGCATGGTCTGCTTCTCGTCCTGCACGCGCTTGTAGCGGCGGGTTACGACCTCGCGCATAGAGGCGAAGTCATCCACCCCGTCAACGCTGCGAATGATGAATTTGCGATAGTCGCTCTTCTTCATCTGGCCGTCTTCCCAGACCACCATCGAAGCTACGGTTTCCGCCCCCTGGATGTGCGAGATGTCAAAACACTCGATGCGGCGGGGCAGTTCGGGGAGGGTCATCGCATCCTGTAACGCCTGCTGGATCACCTTGGCCTGTGGCTTCATGACGCGGAAACGCTGGTCGTAGGACTGCTTGGCATTATTTCCAGCCAGGTCGATCAAGGAGCGCTTTTCTCCGCGCTGCGGGATTTGAATTTCGATCTTGTGACCATAAGTCTCGCTCAACAGCTCCTGAAGGACCTCGCGGTCTTCGAAGTCCACCGGCAGGTAGATATTTCGAGGCACGTATTTCTGATCGATGTAGAGCTGGGTGAGCAGAGTGGAGAAGAACTCGCCAGGGTCAAATTCGCCGGTCTCCATGCCGGGCACTTTGTCCCAAAAGAATTCGCGGCGGTCGAGAACACGGCCGACGCGCATATGAAACAAGTTTACGGCCAGCATGCCGTTTTCGTAGTGATATCCGAAGACGTCGGCGTCTTCTCCTTCGACGGCGGCCATGCGCTGCTTTTCC carries:
- a CDS encoding sigma-54 dependent transcriptional regulator: MAAPAAANSSLSRALGSLPPELVIFGRSHPMQAVRQRIEKIATANVPVLIQGESGTGKDIIARLVHKLSPWESGPFVKVNCPAIPGTLLESELFGYEKGAFTGAIGSKPGRVELAHRGTLFLDEISELDSSLQSKLLQLLQDGQFCRIGAQDDKRVEARVVCATNRHLEHEIEAGNFRQDLFYRINVVNIQVPPLRERAADVPILVNYFLEIYNEKYNCRAKPISPGLVEEMQRYHWPGNIRELENLIRRYVILGSEDAITGEMMARKQETWDADIPIDGPVSLKKITRKATRELERKVILRVLEANNWNRKKAARGLGISYRALLYKIRECGLPSSRPKSVTRMSPRDGKPE
- a CDS encoding PEP-CTERM sorting domain-containing protein, whose product is MYRKMLVFIGLAVLATLSAVPAAADGISLSLSTSGTINFASDGSGGLNITSDTLAGAGFLVVGATSTALTYQFSVAGTPHLTSIGGGNFTMPFVPGNQLNTTFTLGASTLTGWWAFPIVKDNTSTPQFDGPGVFHVTGETGIAFAALFKVGGDYSPADFTPDLTGPTLDATATCSPAVAVCTTSGTLSSGEIKAVPEPATMLLLGTGLLGLAGGLRRRMR
- a CDS encoding PEP-CTERM sorting domain-containing protein, translating into MVRIASVLACMLLLVAIGAQADTFVNFTPPSNGSLGSSTTTIGGIVIDGFANGAIPLTTSALLWGRNDNPADHGLGVCSEGVPACTTGGGDVNELNQNGNAVSEVIRLTLPTGSSWVSVGVSSLDKNNQTDPLLYEQGILYAGNSADGTGAVQICSFATGLVGPGSFCTMSGAAFEPDLTLTGFNNDKYLFFIAQAWEAGSTNTNNDYLVRSATITVPEPSSMLLLGSGLVSLAGLVRRKINR
- a CDS encoding BadF/BadG/BcrA/BcrD ATPase family protein codes for the protein MIELAAGMAFYLGIDGGGTTTTCVVGDEMSVLARASAGGSNAIRLGETEAANNLQEVISEACTQAGVSPLKITAACLGVAGAVHPDVNAMVRRVASTALPRAEIQVVGDMVIAMQAALRGAPGVVVIAGTGSIGYGRNSRGETARAGGWGFAISDEGSGHWIGRQAVAGVVRALDAGHSTTLLDHLLQTWRLPDAVELVRFGNQVPPPNFAELFPHVVQAGEQNDPVAAEILSRAGGELAQLALVVMGRLWSSVQPVDVGMVGGVFEHSPQVRRAFKQGLLLEWPQAAVGDTVADAVLGALEMARMMTREALISHKR
- the uvrC gene encoding excinuclease ABC subunit UvrC; protein product: MDLFAKIRTLPTAPGVYLYKNAAGEVIYVGKAKSLRARVRNYFTDEAVADSKTGSLMRDAVDIEYIVVANNKEALALENNLIKQKKPRYNILLRDDKTFPYIKFTLAERYPRVYVTRRLKKDGSEYYGPYFPANLAYRIVDLIHRHFLIPSCNIDLSRYHPRPCLQFYIGRCLGPCVQGLTTDARYQEAVRDVKLLLEGKQTELSRSLRHRMNAAAEAEQYELAAKYRDLISTVEQLQEKQRMAAVEGEDADVFGYHYENGMLAVNLFHMRVGRVLDRREFFWDKVPGMETGEFDPGEFFSTLLTQLYIDQKYVPRNIYLPVDFEDREVLQELLSETYGHKIEIQIPQRGEKRSLIDLAGNNAKQSYDQRFRVMKPQAKVIQQALQDAMTLPELPRRIECFDISHIQGAETVASMVVWEDGQMKKSDYRKFIIRSVDGVDDFASMREVVTRRYKRVQDEKQTMPSLVLIDGGIGQLHAAAHALESLQITSQPLAAIAKREEILYIYGQEDEPLALDHHSPVLHLIQQIRDEAHRFAVTFHRKRRQIRDRENELEAIPGIGHTTRKRLLEHFGSVRAVKQADAAALSAVVNKNQAEAILNYFRGQEKQIG